A genomic segment from Candidatus Zixiibacteriota bacterium encodes:
- the folK gene encoding 2-amino-4-hydroxy-6-hydroxymethyldihydropteridine diphosphokinase, with protein MKSTTAYLGLGSNIGDRMAHMRDAIDMLHSTDGIDIIRISPVYQTEPVGYEAQEDFYNMVVEINTSLFPNRLLEVVKEIEKNLGRRESVHKGPREMDIDILLYGKKAVEEYRLTIPHPRMLSREFVLRPLYDIAPDLSIPSRGISVHDALTKIEGEKRVIRVEEKIELSEVTGD; from the coding sequence ATGAAAAGCACGACAGCGTATCTTGGTCTCGGTTCGAACATCGGGGATCGAATGGCTCATATGCGGGATGCCATAGACATGCTCCATTCGACCGATGGCATTGACATCATCAGGATTTCCCCTGTCTATCAGACAGAGCCGGTCGGCTATGAGGCCCAGGAAGACTTCTACAACATGGTTGTCGAGATCAATACGTCGCTGTTTCCCAACAGACTGTTGGAAGTAGTCAAAGAGATTGAGAAGAATCTCGGCCGTCGTGAGTCGGTTCACAAAGGCCCCCGGGAGATGGATATTGACATCCTGCTCTACGGTAAGAAAGCCGTCGAAGAATACAGGCTGACTATCCCCCATCCGCGAATGCTCAGCAGAGAGTTTGTTCTGAGGCCCCTGTATGATATTGCACCAGATTTGAGCATCCCGTCACGCGGCATCAGCGTTCATGATGCCCTTACGAAGATCGAGGGGGAGAAGCGAGTGATCAGAGTCGAGGAGAAGATTGAGTTAAGCGAGGTGACTGGTGACTGA